The DNA sequence GTGCGACGACACAGCAGCAAGGTTTTGTGGATCAAGCATTTCGACGCCATTTCGTGCTTGAGCTTGAGCGAGGACAAAACCTTGCTCTACTCGGCGTCGTGGGATAAGACGTTTAAGGTGTGGAGAGCCTCCGATTTCAAGTGCTTGGAGTCCATCAACGCTCACGACGACGCTGTTAACGCTCTGGTGGCGGGATTCGATGGCTTGGTTTTCACCGGTTCGGCTGACGGAACCGTCAAGATATGGAGAAAGGAGTTACAAGGGAAAGGGACGAAGCATTTCTTCTCGCAGACGCTGTTAAAACAGGAATGCGCGGTTACGGCGTTGGCGGTAAACCCAGAAGCGACCATTGTTTACTGTGGATCGTCGGATGGTTTGGTCAATTTCTGGGAGCGGGAAAAGAATCTCCAACACGGCGGCGTTTTGAGAGGGCACAAGTTGGCGGTTCTATGCTTAGCGGCGGCCGGGTGCTTGGTGTTCAGTGGCTCAGCCGATATGGGGATATGCGTGTGGAGACGGTCGTCGGAGGGGGACCACATTTGCTTGTCGGTGCTGACGGGGCACACCGGGCCGGTGAAGTGTTTGGCGGTGGAGACGGATAAGGAGGCTACTTCCGGGGAGACGCGATGGATAGTGTATAGCGGGAGTTTGGACAAGTCGGTGAAGATGTGGAGGGTTTCGGAGCAAGCGCCGCCGATGGTGCCGAACCAGAAGCACCAGCATTACACGTCCGATGGGTACTGCGTGCCCATGTTGAGCTCCGCCCCAAGCTTCGCCTCTCGTACATCTATGGGTTCCAGAAGAATTTAGCGTTTCAATTTTTCTCAGCTGGCCGGATATCTACGTAcccttttgttctttttttcttgatcTGATTTGACAACATTGAAGATTGTATACTCGGTGGATTGTATTGTGATATCATTGTAAAACTTCACATTAATTGATCATGAGAACGTAAAGATCACATAACATATATCTTGTGATATCGATCATTTGGTATTTATATCTGCGTAGATATGATTTCGTTGTAGTTATTATGATAGATCTTAATATTGTCGGTATCATTTTTGTTAACgatcgtgtgtgtgtgtgtattcacCTAATAATTTAACATGCAACTAGGGGTGTAAATGAGTCGAGCCGGAGTGAATACCAGGGTGATCATGTTCGGCTAATTTGTTTTTTATCGAGTTCGAGTTGGGCtaaaacttgaattttttttttccaggctCAAGCTCGGCTCtgcttgaatatttttcttaagcccCTAGCTAGGCTCCCCTCAGCTCGATTTATTGGACAAGATCGAGCTTAAATAGGCTCGGCTGAGTtcatttgactttaaatttaaaaattaaaaaaggaagaaagaaaatttaaaataataatccaaaatttgatgtctaaccatcacacaaatccctttTGACTTTATTGTAATATATTTTACGTAAAATCTCAGATTCTCTTCTAATTGAAAAGGAaagtaataaaaagaattaaagatttgagattagaaaaattatatttttaatttatattataaattttcatGAGTCGAGTTTTAACAAACGTCGAGCTTTAACAAACTCGAGCTACTCATGAGCTAGGCGAGCCGAATATATCATTGTTCAAACTTGGCTCTTTCTTTTGTCGAGCCTAATATTGAGCTCATATTCAGCTAATTTATCTTACGAACACAAGCCGAACGAGCTAAAATCGAGCCTAATACATGTCGAACACGAACTGTATTGAGCCTATTTACAGCCTTACATGCAACTCAAGCTGCTGATTAAGTTTTATAGCTAAAGAATGCTAATTAAGTTTAATCAGCCATAGTAAATTTTAATTATGTTCGTCCTCTAATTGATTTAGAATACACGTACTGTGAACATTGCCTAGGACTTTAAGTACATGCATGTATCATCAAAGTATCAATCATATATGTGGCCAACTTTGAAAATGgatcaatgaagaagataaAACAGTAAGATCTTAATTATTAATGGCATGGCGAACAAAACGTTTTCAACATCGATCttaaataatattatattgatgATTAATTGAAAACAGCACACCAAGACGTAATAAGTACTACTTAAAACCAAAAGATTCGTTTCAGATGATTGAGACTTCACACCATCTTTGATTCTATGATGCTTTCCTGGTTCTAAAGGAACGAATTCAATTTGTAAATTGTAAAACTGCGTCACCAAAAGTCTTCTCAATCGTGAACTACCGGCCTGTGTAGATCTTTCAAATATCTCAGTCTTAGGAATGTTTGAGATTAATTAGGTGGCTCTCTGACTCTGTAAGCGCGCAGCTTTCTCTAACCTTACCTTAAATGTGATTTCGACTTCGATCATATATATGGGTGGATGACAGCAGCGCATATGGCTACATTATTCAAAGTAAAACGTTGAAAACAAACTAATGGATTAATTAATTGCTCTGCATATTGGACTTCTGCTGGTGATTAGGTAATATTTATCCAAGATACATGCATTTCAAGCTCGACCGATTATTGATTGAATACCGATTATTAGTAAAAGAGGTAATCGATGAGAAAAACTTTAGTGCTTAAGTGCATCCATATATTCATCAAGTTTAGCTTAAGTGCGTTTTCTACATTATTTCTAGATAGGGCTAGGTTACAACTTACAACAAAAGGAGGTAGCGGCGGATTCAAAAATTTACttaaatttggtgaatttggatCATAATAGCTAATGAACAATCTCTGTGAGAAACTATTCagataattttataatttttcaaaaaatatgTATAACAAGCTCAATTGTTGCTCCTTATGGGGGagaaacttttttttattttttatttttattttttagttgaGAGTCCTCAAATTCACACTAACAACTAAAGTTTTTAAATATAAAAGACCATGTATGTTATTTGAGGGGGTGCATCAGCCCACTTGCACTAGGCTATTGCTGGATCCGCAAGTGTAAGGAGGAGCGATGTCGAAGTAAGAACATCATAGCTCGCTCATAGTTGGAGACTATTCGGAGCTAGCTCTCTTTAGCGAGACTGCCAACCACCAGATATTTCTCTCAATCAATATGCATATATGCTTCAAATCTGAAAAACAAGTGCCAGCAAAACTATAGGAGAATCTAAGAGGGTAAAAATCACTCAAATTTTGCCTCATCTAAGACACTAATCAAGACTATAATAGTATGCTACACAATATCAAACTAGCTCAATGCATGCACATCGATCCTTAACTCTCAAGAATTTGCGAGCAAATTagagtcttttattttgaaaacataTTCCATGTAACACAGTAAAGTAAAATCTTAAAACGAatacatataattaaaatcagATTTTTGACCTTCATTAATCAGTATATATGTATAAACACACTAAGTAGTTTAAATTTACAGATCAAAGtaaattttcttgtttaattatCGAAAAGAAAACGTTCTAAATTCTCACATTAATTTTGGATCATGCAAAGGATTGGCAGTCAGTTACACTTGCACCAGGAATGGAGAAATGCAAGGAAAATCATCAACCCCTCCCCATTCAAACAGGTAAATAAACTCTCATCTTTACTAGTTACTAGTTACCCGTTACTATTTAGTATTGACTACTACAACTCACAGTCCAATCCATTAAATGCAACCTCGTTATCCAAAGCCCAAGTTTCACACTGTAAAGGACAACAGAGAATCCACGCTGGGATATCTGACTGCACAGACAAAACCCGGAAGTCCTGAACagaccaaaacagaaaaaaagtcCGTAATACCCTCCTCGTGGTCCTAAACACCACAACACAAAAGACAAAAGTACCCCCGTACCGGACCCCCACCCAGTGGCACCACCCAACAACCGAaaaagcgaaaaaaaaaaaccaatcaccccggataaaaaaaaaaaaagtaactcaAAAGATTCCAAATCCAAAACCAGCTCTCTCTGTCCCTTTCCCCTCCTCTCCCCCTTCCAACTTTCCCAAACGCATTTTCCTCCTCCCCAAAAACGTTACCTATCCCCTGGAGACTTTCCATGCCTCtttccttccttccttccttctCTCCAATCCCACTTCCCTCTTCCTTCACTCCACTCTCACCTACTCCGCTTCCCCAAGTTTCCTTGGATTTCGCGCTCTAAGCTCATGGTTTAGCTGATTGTGAGCTGGTTTTGTGGTTCGGAATCTTTCCGGTTAGGGTTTGTTGTGTTGGAGGGTAGGGTTTTCGGATTCTGTTTTGGACTCCGCAATGCCGCCGGAGGCGGAAGAAGCGGAGGAGGGGGCGCAGTACTCGTTTGCTATGGAGTACAAAGGTCCTCCGGTGAGTTACGATCTTCCGAAGGCGGTTCCGATCAACGTCGACAGAATCCCCGTCGCGGCTGTCGTCGGACAGGTGTCTATTCCGGATAAGTTGTCGTTGCCGGTGGTCCAGCCGGTTCTCGCGCCCGGTTCGCTGATGAAAACGTTCTCTAAAGAGCTCAAGGCATCCCAGTCGACGGTGTCGCCGACCTCGGTGATCGCTTTCGATCGGAGGAGCGAGGACGACACGACGAAGGAGTTGGAAGGGTCGGAGTCGGCGACGGTCTCGCCGGCGTCGGTGATTGGGTTCGAGGAGAGAGCTGAGGAGAGGGGGGCTGGGTGTGGTGCTTTGTCCGGAGAATTGAGTAGCTCCGGCGGGTTGGAGTTTTCGAACGGGTTGAATTACGGGTCGGGTGAGCTGTCCGATGTGAATAATGGTAGCTGGGCTTGGAGCGGAGGAGCATTGACGGCTCCGAGTGGTGGGAAGTTGAATAGCGATTTGAATCAACCCGAACCCGATTGGGCTTCCTCCGAGTCCGTTTTGAGCTTGGACTATCCGTCTTCTCGGGTTTCCTCCACCAAGGCTGTGGATTGCGATGTGAAACGACCCGCTGTGGTGACGTTTCGGGACATTgaatctgatgatgatgatggtgttgAGGAAGATGAGGCTGAGGTTGTGCCGGTGAAGCGGGAGCCTCAGAgcaaaggaaagaagaagtctTGTTATAGATGTCTGAAGGGGACTAGGTTCACTGAGAAGGAGGTGTGCATTGTTTGTGACGCCAAGTATTGTAGTAGTTGTGTTCTGAGAGCTATGGGGTCGATGCCAGAAGGCCGAAAGTGTGTTACTTGTATTGGATTTCCTATTGATGAGAACAAAAGAGGGTGCTTGGGGAAGTGCTCTAGGATGCTCAAGCGGCTGCTGAATGATTTGGAGGTTCGGCAGGTGATGAAAGCCGAAAAGTTTTGTGAAGCAAATCAGCTACCGCCGAATTACATTTGTGTGAATGGACATCCTCTTTGTCATGAGGAGCTTGTTGTGCTACAGACCTGCTCAAACCCCCCGAAGAAGCTAAAACCAGGAAACTATTGGTATGATAAAGTTTCTGGACTTTGGGGAAAGGTGAATATGGTTTTCTTTTAGCcgatttgttgttgttgttgttgttgttttgtaaTTGTGATACTTtaatttgtgacaagatttaaTACCATGTTGCTGCTTAATTTTACAGGAAGGACAGAAGCCTTCGAAGGTAATCAGTCCCCATCTTAGTGTTGGGGGTCCCATCAAGGCAAATGCTAGTAATGGAAACACACAGGTTTTTATCAATGGCCGGGAAATTACCAAAGTTGAGCTTCGGATGTTACAGGTTGAACTTTCTACACTTATAGAATAGTTGTTATTAGTTGCAACAGGTTAATGTGGAGGGCTAAATAAAGATATTTTGTTGAACATTGCAGTTGGCAGGAGTTCAGTGTGCTGGTAACCCACACTTTTGGGTGAATGAGGATGGGTCATACCAAGAGGAGGGCCAGAAAAATACTAAAGGATACATATGGGGAAAGGTATGGTTTCTGACAATACTTGTACTTTCCATTTATGGTCTGTTTTATTTTGGTCCgatttgtttgtttggtttagGTTTCCATGTATACTAATTTGTTCTTAATCACTATTTCAGGCTGGAACCAAGCTTGTTTGTGCTGTCTTGTCACTGCCAGTGCCTTCTAAATCTTCGAATCCTTGTGGAGAACCCCTGAGCTATGTTGGTAGCAGAGTCGTCCCTGATTACATTGAGCAGAGAATACTTCAGAAAATTCTTTTAGTTGGATATAATGGATCCGGAACAAGTACTATATTCAAACAGGTGattgctatatatatacatcctacTGTATCGCCACATCAACCTATGTGTCTTACAGGTGTATAGGAAAGAGGAGTCTGATTCCATTATAACCATTTTAGTATCTGTGGATGCTATAATAACAGGAATCTTGGAATTTCAATGTCCTATTTGTTTATTTCTGTTTAGTTGCTGCGGTTAAAGCATACTTGCTGAAGCTTCTAGTTTATTCTCATTGGGGTTTTTAAATTGAGTTATTTATGCATGACCATGTGTAACAATAAGCACACATACTGGAAAAAGATAGTCAATGAGTATCTTCACTAGGAAGGACCTCTCTTCACCTACATATTTTTACCAAGTCTTTTAATTTCAAGTCTCACTGGTTTTTCACTATAGCTTTTAGTCTGCCCCCTTTTTTAGTAGAATCCAAAAGAAGTACGTTACTTACCGAGTTATTAATTTTCCTTCCAGGCCAAGATTCTATATAAAGCTATCCCTTTCTCGGAAGATGAGCGTGAAAATATCAAGTTTACAATACAGAGCAATGTATATGGCTATCTTGGTATACTACTGGAGGGACGTGAGCGTTTTGAAGAGGAAAGTTTGGCTGAGATCAGAAATCAATGTTCTTCTAGTCAAACAGATGCGAGAGGTATGAGTTCATAACTTTTTCCATCCCATCTTTGACTTCATACATGTGTGCATGCATGTAATAATTTTTTACAGTTTTACCCCTTATTACAGCTTGATATGGAACAATTCAAGCATTGATTAACTGATCTGCATGACGTTGTTCTCTACATGCTTGCTTCATATGGGAATATCAGTGATTTAATCAACTGTATACATAACAAAACATCTATCTAGAAATCTAGATTGTATATAGGAGTAGAAGTAAATACCATCAATATAAGATAAAGCAACTTACAAAAGTTGTGTCGGCTTCGTCTTTTAAAAGCAGTTCTCTTTTGTTCGTTTATGGTTCTCTTTTGTTCGTTATGGTTAGTTATGTCTGTTACTTTGGTGTTATATGCTGAATCACAAAAGTCAGAGGGTTGTATTCTGCATGCATATGTTGACTTTGATAGCTTATAAATTTCTCCGCTTTTTAACAACAGGGAACAACGA is a window from the Rosa chinensis cultivar Old Blush chromosome 2, RchiOBHm-V2, whole genome shotgun sequence genome containing:
- the LOC112190580 gene encoding protein JINGUBANG, producing the protein MKGSTRANKVFSEESTSLPGQKFGRLKNYPDGDESPSPPNYDPDLLGGEDLSSSPFTKSPWSTHMYNKEHTSPEAAGEPNFSPNVLMGSLVREEGHIYSLAASGDLLYTGSDSKNIRIWKKQNEFSGFKSNSGLVKAIILANDKIFTGHQDGKIRVWRVSTKNPSNHKRVGTLPTLRNLLRCSMKPSSYVEVRRHSSKVLWIKHFDAISCLSLSEDKTLLYSASWDKTFKVWRASDFKCLESINAHDDAVNALVAGFDGLVFTGSADGTVKIWRKELQGKGTKHFFSQTLLKQECAVTALAVNPEATIVYCGSSDGLVNFWEREKNLQHGGVLRGHKLAVLCLAAAGCLVFSGSADMGICVWRRSSEGDHICLSVLTGHTGPVKCLAVETDKEATSGETRWIVYSGSLDKSVKMWRVSEQAPPMVPNQKHQHYTSDGYCVPMLSSAPSFASRTSMGSRRI
- the LOC112185675 gene encoding extra-large guanine nucleotide-binding protein 1 translates to MPPEAEEAEEGAQYSFAMEYKGPPVSYDLPKAVPINVDRIPVAAVVGQVSIPDKLSLPVVQPVLAPGSLMKTFSKELKASQSTVSPTSVIAFDRRSEDDTTKELEGSESATVSPASVIGFEERAEERGAGCGALSGELSSSGGLEFSNGLNYGSGELSDVNNGSWAWSGGALTAPSGGKLNSDLNQPEPDWASSESVLSLDYPSSRVSSTKAVDCDVKRPAVVTFRDIESDDDDGVEEDEAEVVPVKREPQSKGKKKSCYRCLKGTRFTEKEVCIVCDAKYCSSCVLRAMGSMPEGRKCVTCIGFPIDENKRGCLGKCSRMLKRLLNDLEVRQVMKAEKFCEANQLPPNYICVNGHPLCHEELVVLQTCSNPPKKLKPGNYWYDKVSGLWGKEGQKPSKVISPHLSVGGPIKANASNGNTQVFINGREITKVELRMLQLAGVQCAGNPHFWVNEDGSYQEEGQKNTKGYIWGKAGTKLVCAVLSLPVPSKSSNPCGEPLSYVGSRVVPDYIEQRILQKILLVGYNGSGTSTIFKQAKILYKAIPFSEDERENIKFTIQSNVYGYLGILLEGRERFEEESLAEIRNQCSSSQTDARGNNDKTLYSIGPRLKAFSDWLLKIMVSGDLEAIFPAATREYAPLVEELWNDSAIQATFKRRSELEMLPGVATYFIGRAVDILRVDYEPSDLDILYAEGVTSSNGLACVDFSFPPSASEDNINHNNDQQDSLLRYQLIRVNARGLGENCKWLEMFEDVGMVIFCVSLSDYDQFSVDGSGSFSNKMLQTRSFFESIITHPTFEHMDFLLILNKFDVLEEKVERVPLTHCDWFDDFHPVDSRHRSSSNNSSNNINSSPSLGHLAAHYIAVKFKRLYSSLTGKKLYVSLVKGLQPNSVDAALKYSREILKWDEERGNFSFDYSVYSTEASSYSH